A single region of the Marinobacter nanhaiticus D15-8W genome encodes:
- a CDS encoding ELM1/GtrOC1 family putative glycosyltransferase — protein sequence MTPELAPVVWLLHDDRRGHQVQLKGLGNRLNARANAQIFWIDCTTTKVSLWRFLLGLPPTLETPEPYIKPDLIIGAGSQTHRLLASLRRKRSAHTAILMRPSFPKGWVKSRIIPAHDGVEEDRDTLVTQGVLNTQTPMAHLTNKHHALILVGGPSKHFNWNGDAVLQQVDHLCQRYPQWRWTVSSSRRTPVEMIDALSRRAGPNLLFRDHRETHANWLAHTLAGCRAAWITPDSVSMVYESLTAGIPTALFDLAAKPYSRVARGVETLRRNGRVGHIEAAEAIMGDNSPRPKALWEADRAARWLLERWRSAQ from the coding sequence ATGACGCCAGAACTGGCGCCCGTTGTCTGGCTACTCCATGATGACCGACGCGGTCACCAGGTCCAGCTCAAGGGGCTCGGTAACCGGCTGAACGCCAGGGCCAACGCCCAGATTTTCTGGATCGACTGCACCACGACCAAAGTGTCCCTCTGGCGATTTCTTCTGGGCCTCCCGCCCACTCTCGAAACCCCGGAGCCCTACATCAAACCCGACCTCATCATTGGCGCCGGTAGCCAGACGCACCGCCTGCTGGCGTCCCTACGTCGCAAACGGAGTGCCCATACCGCAATACTCATGCGGCCGTCCTTTCCGAAGGGTTGGGTCAAAAGCCGCATCATTCCCGCCCATGATGGTGTCGAGGAAGATCGAGACACGCTCGTCACCCAAGGCGTTCTCAACACCCAAACCCCGATGGCGCACCTGACCAATAAACACCACGCTTTGATCCTCGTCGGCGGGCCATCGAAACATTTCAATTGGAATGGGGACGCGGTTCTGCAACAGGTCGACCATCTGTGCCAACGCTACCCGCAGTGGCGCTGGACGGTCTCATCAAGCCGGAGAACGCCGGTCGAGATGATCGATGCCCTTTCGCGCCGCGCCGGCCCGAACCTGCTCTTCCGTGACCACCGGGAAACCCACGCCAACTGGCTCGCCCACACCCTGGCGGGTTGCCGGGCAGCCTGGATCACACCGGACAGCGTCTCGATGGTCTACGAATCGCTTACCGCGGGCATCCCCACCGCGCTCTTCGATCTGGCCGCAAAGCCGTACAGTCGGGTAGCGCGGGGCGTTGAAACGCTAAGGCGAAATGGACGCGTCGGCCATATTGAAGCCGCAGAGGCGATCATGGGGGACAATTCGCCCAGACCGAAGGCGCTGTGGGAAGCCGATCGCGCCGCCCGTTGGCTTCTAGAGCGCTGGAGAAGCGCCCAGTGA